In the genome of Flaviflexus ciconiae, one region contains:
- a CDS encoding N-6 DNA methylase: MTINSSLILLSPSDIAELAKVSRPVVSNWRRRNEDFPSPVGGTDARPLFSQTDVIAWLQERGHEVELPRPDAQLWTLLNTVRGAAPLDGVTRLLLALAALKKQNSDNLELLIALEPGKQAPAVREMLTTLRNSVPNLTPGSDLEVLEVIDKKALSQLINTIAGIDTDQLAETTDLLLERVTRHQVKSGGEHGFIGSRTSRLLSALAQGVGGTVYDPASGIANVLLQVGTSGKATRLVGSEIDPAAIDVAAQRAYLRDLELELHLGDALAKDPVPDLTADTIVIEPPFGMRWDSAHADDDPRFSHGVPSRIEAELAWIQHALSHLAPNGRAFVIAPHSRLSELTSKNKIIESLLLGNHIESITTLPANMLPQSHMTLTLWALRPAEEGSLQVRFIDARDFEDPEEALAGWVLAEDSAGSELAQAFVPNSELLKGNAPLSPSKWVSDANVDEDKIQEDFAGALAAVLSSPLADPGGTLLTEKFSAASNPGVVTIDELASQGTLTVVSGHHRGIRELPEKYQNRTVKPEHVSTGELPEPIPQNVAKKYDLELTKPGDIIVSATRGLITVVDHEGSRAISPLMTVLRVEDPEALRPEFLLAALSGSWNNRPNEPRSIMSMRRVRQAEIPALTPQAQATLVNELNKVRDIEETAQKLVSQAEALRITILDGIRYGVELDPSKASAQ, from the coding sequence ATGACCATCAACTCGTCCCTTATCCTCCTTTCCCCATCCGATATTGCCGAGCTGGCCAAGGTCAGCAGGCCCGTTGTCAGCAACTGGCGCCGACGCAATGAAGACTTCCCTTCCCCCGTCGGCGGAACCGACGCCCGCCCACTTTTCTCGCAGACCGACGTTATTGCCTGGCTGCAGGAGCGCGGCCACGAGGTCGAGCTCCCCAGGCCCGACGCTCAGCTGTGGACTCTTCTCAACACCGTTCGGGGAGCCGCCCCGCTGGATGGGGTCACTCGACTCCTCCTGGCTCTCGCCGCCCTCAAGAAGCAGAACTCGGACAATCTCGAACTGCTGATCGCACTCGAGCCCGGTAAGCAGGCGCCCGCGGTTCGGGAGATGCTTACGACGCTCCGCAACAGCGTGCCTAACCTGACGCCGGGTAGCGACCTCGAGGTACTCGAAGTTATCGACAAGAAGGCGCTGTCGCAGCTGATCAACACAATCGCGGGTATCGACACCGATCAGTTAGCGGAAACTACCGATCTTCTCCTCGAGCGGGTCACCCGCCATCAGGTCAAGAGCGGGGGCGAGCACGGATTCATTGGCTCCCGAACCTCGAGGCTGCTCTCGGCATTAGCTCAGGGAGTTGGTGGCACCGTCTACGACCCGGCTTCGGGGATCGCGAATGTCCTCCTCCAGGTAGGAACATCCGGGAAGGCAACACGTCTAGTCGGTTCCGAGATCGACCCCGCAGCAATTGATGTTGCCGCTCAGCGCGCCTACCTTCGGGACCTTGAGCTCGAGCTGCACCTTGGCGATGCTCTTGCCAAAGACCCGGTTCCGGACCTGACCGCGGACACGATTGTCATTGAACCACCGTTTGGCATGCGGTGGGATAGTGCCCACGCCGATGATGATCCGCGGTTCTCGCACGGAGTCCCGTCACGCATTGAGGCGGAGCTAGCCTGGATCCAGCATGCTCTTTCTCATCTGGCACCGAACGGGCGAGCATTCGTCATTGCCCCGCACAGTCGACTCTCCGAGCTGACGTCAAAGAACAAGATCATTGAAAGCCTTCTTCTCGGTAACCACATCGAGTCGATTACCACCTTGCCCGCCAACATGCTTCCGCAGTCACACATGACGCTCACTTTGTGGGCTCTCCGGCCCGCGGAAGAGGGCTCTCTGCAAGTTCGTTTCATCGACGCTCGAGATTTCGAAGATCCCGAGGAGGCACTTGCTGGGTGGGTTCTCGCTGAGGACTCAGCCGGTTCCGAGCTCGCTCAGGCATTCGTGCCGAACTCGGAACTGCTCAAGGGCAACGCACCGCTGAGTCCCAGCAAATGGGTGTCAGATGCGAATGTGGATGAGGACAAGATCCAAGAAGACTTTGCCGGGGCCCTAGCCGCAGTACTGTCTTCTCCCCTGGCTGATCCAGGTGGCACACTTCTGACCGAAAAGTTCTCTGCCGCGAGCAATCCTGGGGTGGTAACGATCGACGAGCTTGCCTCACAGGGCACGCTCACGGTGGTTTCCGGCCATCACCGAGGCATCCGTGAACTGCCCGAAAAATATCAGAACCGCACGGTCAAACCAGAGCACGTATCGACTGGCGAGCTCCCCGAGCCAATCCCTCAGAACGTCGCAAAGAAATACGATCTCGAACTTACCAAGCCGGGTGACATTATCGTGTCGGCAACCCGCGGGTTAATCACGGTGGTCGACCATGAGGGCTCTCGGGCCATTTCACCACTCATGACGGTGCTGCGTGTTGAGGATCCGGAGGCGCTCAGACCCGAGTTCCTTCTCGCTGCACTCTCAGGGTCCTGGAACAACCGACCAAACGAACCACGCTCGATCATGTCAATGCGCCGAGTCCGTCAAGCCGAAATTCCCGCACTGACACCGCAGGCCCAAGCAACTTTGGTCAACGAACTCAACAAGGTTCGAGACATCGAAGAGACAGCACAAAAGCTGGTCTCTCAAGCAGAAGCTCTCCGGATAACTATCCTGGACGGCATCCGATATGGGGTTGAACTCGACCCGAGTAAGGCATCCGCTCAGTAG
- a CDS encoding NYN domain-containing protein translates to MVEMLTDVATMARLGIPTRGRRIVLIDIENIVGGAVTTLDQAQWAKQLFENRGVVNDSDQLIFGTCRLGAVNIGATWQSSRIVMQDGDDGADLALLNILETEDLASRYDEVLIISGDHIFTDAIAALRADGVHVTVAGWADSLSAHLRLVANTTYFLDDLLSQTDYTEAA, encoded by the coding sequence ATGGTTGAAATGCTGACGGATGTTGCGACGATGGCAAGGCTCGGAATTCCCACTCGGGGTCGCCGGATTGTTCTCATCGATATCGAGAATATTGTGGGAGGTGCCGTGACAACCCTCGACCAGGCGCAGTGGGCTAAGCAGCTCTTCGAGAATCGCGGTGTCGTAAACGACTCCGATCAGCTGATCTTCGGCACCTGCCGACTGGGAGCCGTCAATATCGGCGCGACATGGCAGAGTTCCCGGATTGTCATGCAAGACGGGGATGATGGCGCGGACCTCGCACTTCTCAACATTCTTGAGACAGAGGATCTTGCCTCCCGCTACGACGAGGTTCTCATCATCTCGGGAGATCACATCTTTACCGATGCCATCGCGGCCCTTCGCGCCGACGGAGTGCATGTCACCGTCGCCGGCTGGGCTGACAGCCTTTCTGCACATCTCAGGCTCGTTGCCAACACAACTTATTTTCTCGACGATCTGCTCTCGCAGACTGACTACACGGAAGCCGCATGA
- the serS gene encoding serine--tRNA ligase → MIDIRFVRDNPDAVKASQRARGADESLVDQLLTADESRRSTLQLAEDTRAEQKALSRTVGKATPEERPAILEQAQALSAKVKELEQVASEANDEYERVALSIPNVIVDGVPSGGEDDYTVLKHVGEVPEFSFPVRDHLDIGEGLDAIDMARGTKVSGSRFYYLTGIGARLELALLTAAADLAEANGFKLTMTPTLVKPEVMGGTGFLGAHADEIYHLPTDDLYLVGTSEVALAGFHSGEIIDLSDGPKRYAGWSSCYRREAGSYGKDTRGIIRVHQFNKVEMFSYCPVEDAEEEHQRLLGWEEEMLAKVELPYRVIDTAAGDLGSSAARKFDCEAWLPSQERWMEVTSTSNCTTFQARRLGVRERYEGKTRTVATLNGTLATTRWLVAILENHQQEDGSLYVPEGLRPYLGGRDIIKPA, encoded by the coding sequence ATGATCGATATTCGCTTCGTTCGGGACAACCCCGATGCAGTCAAGGCTTCCCAGCGAGCACGCGGCGCTGACGAGTCACTTGTCGACCAGCTGCTCACCGCAGACGAATCTCGCAGGTCGACCCTGCAACTCGCCGAGGATACTCGCGCCGAGCAGAAGGCTCTCTCCCGGACCGTCGGGAAGGCGACTCCCGAGGAACGACCGGCAATCCTCGAGCAGGCGCAGGCCCTGTCCGCCAAGGTCAAGGAGCTTGAACAGGTCGCATCCGAGGCGAACGACGAATATGAGCGAGTTGCCCTTTCGATCCCCAACGTCATTGTCGACGGAGTACCGTCGGGTGGCGAGGACGACTACACGGTCCTCAAGCATGTCGGCGAAGTTCCCGAATTCTCGTTCCCGGTCAGGGACCACCTGGATATTGGCGAGGGTCTTGACGCGATCGACATGGCTCGTGGCACGAAGGTTTCCGGATCCCGCTTCTACTACCTCACCGGCATCGGAGCCCGCCTCGAACTGGCGCTCCTGACTGCGGCGGCGGATCTTGCTGAAGCAAACGGCTTCAAGCTAACAATGACGCCAACTCTGGTGAAGCCGGAAGTCATGGGCGGAACCGGTTTCCTCGGGGCACACGCAGACGAGATTTATCACCTGCCGACAGACGACCTGTACCTTGTCGGCACTTCTGAGGTAGCCCTTGCCGGGTTCCATTCCGGCGAAATCATTGACCTTTCGGATGGTCCGAAGCGTTACGCAGGATGGTCGTCATGCTATCGGCGCGAGGCCGGCTCTTACGGTAAGGACACCCGCGGCATTATTCGCGTCCACCAGTTCAACAAGGTCGAGATGTTCTCGTACTGCCCGGTAGAGGACGCCGAAGAAGAGCACCAGCGCTTGCTGGGATGGGAAGAGGAAATGCTCGCCAAGGTTGAGCTTCCTTACCGCGTTATCGACACCGCAGCGGGCGATCTCGGCAGCTCCGCAGCGCGGAAGTTCGACTGCGAGGCCTGGCTACCCAGCCAGGAACGGTGGATGGAAGTGACATCCACGTCGAACTGCACGACGTTCCAGGCACGCCGCCTCGGTGTCCGCGAGCGCTACGAAGGGAAGACCCGCACGGTCGCCACGTTGAACGGCACGCTCGCCACAACGCGCTGGCTTGTTGCGATCTTGGAAAACCACCAGCAGGAGGACGGCAGCCTGTACGTCCCGGAGGGTCTGCGCCCGTACCTCGGTGGCCGCGACATCATCAAGCCAGCGTGA
- a CDS encoding HAD family hydrolase: MKVEFTADDSARLRDAMSSLPGAGPELMVALDLDGTTIGHDTSLSPRVAEAIHAHLNMGTHVIMATGRGVDGMMLVAEQLEMPDGLSVCANGALTFKRDKQANEPGLNPGTRLLDYVTFNPAAEIEAVATHIPDALLAVEPAWGPRRVSAEFPPGELTGQSIVTPIDSLASDDATRLTVRAPHLSPEELQDRIDNLGLNGVEYAIGWTAWLDISPEGVSKATALEKLRMEHSISLSSVLTVGDGDNDIGMLAWAGTGISMGDATPKVHRAANARTASVEDDGLAVVLERLL; the protein is encoded by the coding sequence GTGAAGGTCGAATTCACCGCAGATGATTCTGCGCGGCTCCGCGACGCCATGTCCTCCCTTCCGGGGGCGGGGCCGGAGCTCATGGTTGCACTTGACCTCGACGGAACAACGATCGGGCACGACACGTCGCTCTCCCCGCGCGTTGCCGAAGCTATTCACGCCCACTTGAATATGGGCACGCACGTCATCATGGCGACGGGTCGCGGTGTGGACGGGATGATGTTGGTTGCCGAACAGCTGGAGATGCCGGACGGGCTGTCCGTGTGCGCCAACGGCGCACTGACCTTTAAGCGGGACAAGCAAGCAAACGAACCCGGACTCAACCCTGGCACGCGCCTGCTAGACTACGTGACGTTCAACCCGGCCGCCGAAATCGAGGCCGTCGCCACCCACATCCCCGACGCCCTTCTCGCAGTGGAACCCGCCTGGGGGCCCCGCAGGGTCTCGGCAGAGTTCCCTCCGGGAGAACTCACAGGCCAGTCAATTGTTACGCCCATTGACTCTCTTGCGAGTGATGACGCAACCCGCCTAACGGTCCGCGCTCCGCACCTGTCCCCCGAAGAGCTTCAGGACAGGATCGACAATCTTGGCCTGAACGGCGTCGAGTACGCGATCGGCTGGACCGCATGGCTCGACATCTCCCCCGAAGGAGTATCGAAGGCAACCGCTCTTGAGAAGCTCCGCATGGAGCACAGCATTTCACTGTCGTCGGTCCTCACCGTGGGAGACGGCGACAATGACATTGGAATGCTGGCATGGGCGGGCACCGGTATTTCCATGGGAGATGCCACCCCGAAGGTACATCGTGCAGCTAACGCCAGAACCGCCTCCGTTGAGGATGATGGTCTAGCAGTCGTTCTTGAGCGCCTCCTGTAA
- a CDS encoding NAD(P)H-quinone oxidoreductase translates to MQNTMLAVTDDANLSPTDHPVPAPGPGEVLVRVEYAGVNRADLSQVAGNYPPPPGASSILGLEVSGTRVDTGERVMALLTSGGYAQYVAVPEGQVMSVPEGIDQERAAAIPESLATAWSNLVDILKVGSGDTVLIQGGSGSLGTFAVQLARELGANVLATAGGPDRCRQVEELGATAIDHRGDVAEQVKHHAPDGVDAILDIVGSDVGQMLKLLALEGRIAIISLQGGTKAEIPVGLVMVKRLSVLGSTLRSRPKEEKVEIIRDAAEFALPRLADGRIVPFVDRAFPLGQAKEAHEHVRSGSPFGKVVLRI, encoded by the coding sequence ATGCAGAACACAATGCTGGCAGTGACAGACGATGCGAACCTGAGCCCCACCGACCATCCGGTTCCGGCTCCTGGCCCCGGTGAGGTGCTTGTCAGGGTGGAGTATGCGGGGGTGAATCGGGCTGATCTTAGCCAGGTTGCCGGCAATTATCCGCCGCCTCCAGGAGCATCAAGCATCCTGGGGCTCGAGGTGTCAGGCACGCGTGTCGATACTGGAGAGCGGGTGATGGCTCTCCTGACTTCTGGCGGTTACGCGCAGTACGTGGCAGTTCCCGAGGGGCAGGTGATGTCCGTCCCGGAAGGGATCGATCAGGAGCGTGCCGCTGCGATCCCGGAGTCCTTAGCAACAGCATGGTCGAATCTTGTCGACATTCTGAAGGTAGGTAGCGGCGACACTGTTCTCATTCAGGGCGGCTCGGGTTCTCTTGGAACCTTTGCTGTTCAGTTGGCGCGGGAGCTTGGCGCGAATGTTCTTGCGACCGCTGGAGGGCCAGATCGTTGCCGACAAGTCGAGGAGCTTGGAGCAACAGCCATCGATCATCGTGGCGATGTTGCCGAACAGGTTAAGCACCATGCTCCCGATGGTGTTGACGCAATCCTCGATATTGTCGGTTCGGATGTTGGGCAGATGCTGAAGTTACTCGCCCTCGAGGGACGCATCGCAATCATCTCCCTCCAGGGCGGGACAAAAGCGGAGATCCCGGTGGGCCTTGTTATGGTAAAGCGTCTGAGTGTTCTCGGTTCGACGCTACGAAGCCGCCCCAAAGAGGAGAAGGTAGAAATTATCCGTGACGCGGCCGAGTTTGCGTTGCCGCGACTTGCGGACGGCAGGATCGTTCCGTTCGTTGACCGCGCCTTCCCACTGGGCCAGGCAAAAGAGGCGCACGAGCATGTCAGGTCCGGATCCCCATTTGGGAAAGTGGTCCTGCGAATCTGA